GTAGCAAGCTCCGCTTCACCGACGACGTCGTCGTCCAGGCGATGGAGGACTACCGCACGCTCGCGAAGTTCTCGCCGAAGGGCGTGCCGTCTGAGCAGAAGCGCACGCTGTTCTTCGACGGCAAGCTCGCGATGATGATCGAGGGCCCGTTCGTGTACGCGAGCATCGGCGAGGCGTCGAAGGAAGTGCGGCCGCACGTCAAGATGGCGAAGGCACCGTTCCTCGAGCAGCCGGGCTTCCCGTCGAACAGCATCCATCTCTCCACGCAGACGGACACGGAGAAGGCCGACAAGGCCTGGGAGTTCATCAAGTCGCTGACCACGCCGGCGATGCAGACCGACTACGCGCGGCTGTACGGTGTGCCGGCGCCGCGCAAGGGTGTGGTGACGGACGCGATGATCAAGAAGGCGCCGCACCTCGGGCTGTTCCAGTCGACGACCGACAGCGCGATCGACGCAACGCCAGACAACCAGGACATCGTGGCGAACTTCGCCGAGTTCCAGAAGCACGTGATGGACGCCTGCATCCGCCTGCAGACCTCGTCGACGCCGACGCGCACCGTGCTGTCGGACCTGCAGGAGAAGGTCAAGCGAGCGATCTCGGCATGACGGAGCTGGCAGCGCGGGACGTCGCGCGCCGCGACAGGCGCGCGGCGTCGTGGTGGCGGCTGCGCGAGCGCGGCTTCCCGTACGTCCTGCTGAGTCCGCCGGCGTTGCTGGTCCTCGGTCTCATCGCCTACCCGGTCGCGCTCGTCGTCGAGATGAGCCTGCGCGATGGCAAGGCAATGAACATCACGATGATCAGCCAGCAGCCGTGGACGCTCGGTAACTACGTCCACGTGCTCACCGACCCTGCGACGTACAGCAGTCTCTGGATCACGGCTGTCTACACGGTGGTGTCGACGTTCCTCAGCATGCTCATCGGCCTCGGCACCGCACTACTGCTCAACCGTGACATGCCCGGCCGGCGGATCCTGCGCACGCTGATCCTCGTGCCGTGGGCCGTGCCCGGTGCGGTGGCGAGCGTCGTCTTCCTGTTCATGCTGGACGGTTCGTACGGTGTCGTGAACTGGTTGCTCCGTACGGTCGGGTTGGTGGACACTGGCCCGCAGTGGTACTTCGACCCGTCGACTGCGCTCGCCGCGGTCATCGCACCGACGGTGTGGAAGGGCTTCCCGTTCTTCACCCTCATCCTGCTCGCTGCACTGCAGGCCATCCCGAACGAGCTGTACGAAGCGGCGCGGGTCGACGGTGCGTCGGCGCTGGGCCAGTTCAGGTACATCACCTGGCCGGCCATCCGTGGCACGACCGTGCTCGGGTTGATCCTCACCGGGCTGTGGACGTACCACGTCTTCGACTTCATCTACCCGTTGACCGGCGGTGGCCCGGACGGCGCGACGGAGACGTGGGCGATCCGCATCTATACCGAGGCATTCGCGTTCTTCCACCCGGGCTCGGCCAGCGCGCTCGGCATCCTGGCGACCCTGCTCGCGTTCGCGGTCGTCGCCGCGGTGTTCCCGATCATGCGAAAGCAGTTCTTCTGATGGCGTCCTCAGCTGCGCCTAGACCACGCCGCACTCCCGGACGGGGACGGCAGCGTGGGGTGGTGTTCGTCGTCACCCTCGTGGTCGCGGTGATTGTGATCTTTCCCGTCTACTGGATGGTCGTCGGCTCGCTGCTGCCGACGTCCATCACGCTGTCGACCGACCCACCGCTGATCCCGACCGATGGGTTCACGCTGCAGGCGTACGTGCAGAACCTCACCGAACGACCAGTGGGGCGGTGGATGCTGAACTCGTTGATCGTCACCGCGGCTGTGAGCCTCATCAGCCTGGTCATCTCGCTGTTCGCCGGGTACAGCCTGTCGCGGTTCCGCGGCGTCGGGCCGACGAGCATGGGCTACACGCTGCTGCTCGCGCGCATGCTGCCCGGCACCATGCTGTCGATCCCGCTGTTCGTGGTCTTCAGCCAGCTCGGCCTGATCGACAACATGGCGTCGTTGATCCTCGCCGACATCACCGTCACGGTGCCGTTCACTACCTGGATGCTGAAGAACTTCGTCGACAGCGTGCCGAGGGAGCTGGAGGAGGCCGCGGTCATCGACGGGTGCTCCCGTCTCGGCGCGATCGTCCGGGTGGTGCTGCCACTGACGTTGCCCGGACTCGGTGCCACCGCCGTGTACGCGTCGATCCTCTCGTGGAGCGACCTGTTGTTCGCGCGGACGCTCATCACCGAGCCGGACGGCTGGACGCTGCCGGTGGGCGTGATGTCGTTCGCCGGCGCGCACGACATCGACTGGAGCGGCATGCTGGCGGCCGGCACCGTGTCGATGATCCCGATGGTCGTGCTGTTCGTCCTGCTCGAGCCGTTCCTCGTGCGCGGCCTGACATCGGGGGCGACGAAGGGATGAGCGTCGCGGTCGTCACCGGTGCAGCGCGCGGTATCGGCGCCGCCGTCGTGGAGGTGTTGGTCCGCGACGGCCACCGTGTGCTCGCACTCGACTGCAACGCGGTCGCGCCGGCCGAGGGTGTGCAACCGGTTGCCGTCGACGTCACCGACGCCGATGCCGTCGCCGACGCGCTCGGGGACGCGCGGGTCGAGGTGCTGGTGAACAACGCGGCCGCGTACCAGCGGGCGGCG
This window of the Streptosporangiales bacterium genome carries:
- a CDS encoding ABC transporter permease subunit yields the protein MASSAAPRPRRTPGRGRQRGVVFVVTLVVAVIVIFPVYWMVVGSLLPTSITLSTDPPLIPTDGFTLQAYVQNLTERPVGRWMLNSLIVTAAVSLISLVISLFAGYSLSRFRGVGPTSMGYTLLLARMLPGTMLSIPLFVVFSQLGLIDNMASLILADITVTVPFTTWMLKNFVDSVPRELEEAAVIDGCSRLGAIVRVVLPLTLPGLGATAVYASILSWSDLLFARTLITEPDGWTLPVGVMSFAGAHDIDWSGMLAAGTVSMIPMVVLFVLLEPFLVRGLTSGATKG
- a CDS encoding ABC transporter permease subunit, translating into MTELAARDVARRDRRAASWWRLRERGFPYVLLSPPALLVLGLIAYPVALVVEMSLRDGKAMNITMISQQPWTLGNYVHVLTDPATYSSLWITAVYTVVSTFLSMLIGLGTALLLNRDMPGRRILRTLILVPWAVPGAVASVVFLFMLDGSYGVVNWLLRTVGLVDTGPQWYFDPSTALAAVIAPTVWKGFPFFTLILLAALQAIPNELYEAARVDGASALGQFRYITWPAIRGTTVLGLILTGLWTYHVFDFIYPLTGGGPDGATETWAIRIYTEAFAFFHPGSASALGILATLLAFAVVAAVFPIMRKQFF